A region from the Bacillota bacterium genome encodes:
- a CDS encoding DEAD/DEAH box helicase produces the protein MPKKRKKRNRSQSDLLYQFRGLVLDEFQRQAVWYLRKDTSLLVCAPTGTGKTLIADYLVDMTLKAGGRLIYTAPIKALVNQKFQEFSRQFGRDQVGIVTGDVSENNNASLVVMTTEVLRNMLMQDRLPDGLGWVVFDEIHYLDHPERGTVWEEAILLLPKSVGILGLSATIPNATEIANWIERVHRPIAVVSHDQRAVPLQHLYFTGDNQPVTHRELVAHFASDEFDPKAGTIPVEDRYWERGWHQSFGSSHHLDLINYVIGQRLLPCLYFVFSRRGCEARAEQLARSVNFLKPQEKRAVEVTVRRTIQDRGINRDDIPNLNQLQAQWSRGIGVHHAGLLPIVKEIVEELLSRRLLRVLYVTETFAVGVNMPVKCVCFDSLYKFDGKRRRLLTQQEYFQMAGRAGRRGLDRQGTVITLVNDSEVQGAALPDWEDTKLEAITSKVALRFNTVVNLLARFTPSEIEALFANTLAAYQYRQGDHISASGELDPVTLLKEDFDGKLALLRELNFVSDQKLTPRGETCRGIFVQEILVTELLFQGVLNRLKPEEICSLLAAIVYERKPEDQLRQTKAQNWLPAVSLVIDRIRQADHLRQLQAEISIQPQIGQVVADWARGMSMRNLLKQYPISEGDFVSVCRKAIDLARQIQGALPADGADIHKKLSVCIAKLDRDVVQVHL, from the coding sequence TTGCCTAAGAAAAGAAAGAAGAGGAATAGATCCCAAAGCGATCTGCTCTATCAGTTCCGGGGCTTGGTACTCGATGAATTTCAACGCCAAGCCGTCTGGTACCTGCGCAAGGACACCTCTCTCCTGGTCTGTGCCCCCACAGGTACCGGAAAAACTCTGATCGCAGACTACTTAGTAGATATGACCCTAAAGGCAGGGGGAAGATTGATCTATACCGCGCCCATCAAAGCGCTGGTTAACCAGAAATTCCAGGAGTTTTCCCGCCAGTTTGGCCGGGACCAGGTGGGGATTGTCACCGGGGATGTCTCTGAAAACAACAATGCCAGTCTGGTAGTAATGACCACGGAAGTCCTGCGGAACATGTTGATGCAAGACAGACTACCCGATGGACTAGGCTGGGTTGTTTTCGATGAAATCCACTACCTGGACCATCCAGAAAGGGGTACTGTGTGGGAAGAGGCGATCTTGTTGCTGCCAAAATCCGTGGGGATTCTGGGACTATCGGCGACGATCCCTAATGCCACCGAGATCGCTAACTGGATAGAAAGGGTGCATCGACCCATTGCCGTGGTCAGTCATGATCAGCGGGCCGTTCCCCTGCAGCACCTGTACTTCACCGGGGATAACCAGCCCGTCACCCACAGGGAGTTGGTGGCCCACTTTGCCTCCGATGAATTTGATCCCAAGGCAGGCACCATCCCGGTGGAGGACCGGTATTGGGAACGGGGTTGGCACCAGTCCTTTGGCAGCTCCCACCACCTGGATTTGATCAACTACGTCATTGGCCAGCGTCTCTTGCCCTGCCTGTACTTTGTCTTTAGTCGCCGGGGATGTGAAGCCAGGGCCGAGCAGCTAGCCCGTTCCGTCAATTTCCTCAAGCCCCAGGAAAAGCGAGCCGTGGAAGTTACCGTGCGCCGAACTATCCAGGATCGGGGTATCAATCGCGACGATATCCCCAACTTGAATCAGCTGCAAGCCCAATGGTCCCGGGGAATTGGAGTGCACCACGCCGGCCTTCTTCCCATTGTCAAGGAAATCGTGGAAGAGCTCCTGTCCCGACGGCTGCTGCGGGTACTCTACGTGACGGAGACCTTTGCCGTAGGTGTCAATATGCCGGTGAAGTGTGTCTGTTTTGATTCCCTCTACAAATTCGATGGCAAGCGGCGACGGCTGTTGACCCAACAGGAATACTTCCAAATGGCTGGACGGGCGGGAAGACGGGGTCTGGATCGGCAAGGTACGGTAATTACCCTGGTCAACGACTCCGAAGTCCAGGGAGCAGCCCTACCGGATTGGGAGGATACCAAACTGGAAGCCATCACCAGCAAGGTAGCCCTACGTTTTAATACAGTAGTTAATCTCTTGGCTCGATTTACTCCCAGTGAAATCGAAGCTCTCTTTGCCAACACCCTGGCGGCCTATCAATATCGCCAAGGCGACCACATTTCAGCCAGCGGCGAGCTGGACCCCGTCACCCTGCTCAAGGAAGACTTTGACGGAAAGCTAGCGCTGTTAAGGGAGCTCAACTTCGTATCGGACCAGAAACTCACCCCTCGAGGCGAGACCTGTCGCGGGATTTTCGTCCAAGAAATCCTGGTCACAGAGCTATTGTTCCAAGGGGTATTGAATCGGCTCAAGCCCGAAGAAATCTGTTCCCTCTTGGCGGCCATCGTCTACGAAAGAAAACCGGAAGACCAGTTGCGTCAAACGAAGGCTCAAAACTGGCTGCCGGCGGTATCGCTGGTCATCGATCGTATCCGGCAGGCAGACCACCTGCGCCAACTGCAAGCAGAGATCTCCATTCAACCGCAAATTGGTCAAGTGGTGGCCGATTGGGCCCGAGGCATGTCGATGCGCAACCTGTTGAAGCAATACCCGATCTCGGAAGGGGACTTTGTCAGTGTGTGCCGCAAAGCCATCGACCTGGCCCGACAGATTCAAGGGGCCCTGCCTGCCGACGGGGCCGATATCCACAAGAAGTTATCGGTGTGTATCGCCAAGCTGGACCGAGATGTGGTACAAGTCCACCTCTAA
- a CDS encoding lipid-binding SYLF domain-containing protein, whose protein sequence is MLQARRMGPIALLLILLVTINFMGGLGRAQASSGQERIADGAKVLKEMQMQSDVQMLLELLQRAEGVAIFPSVVKAGLMLGGQYGEGLVMRYDAGTKTWYGPSFVTLKGVSYGMQFGLQSTALVLVITNEQGMDSFLRGDKVTLGGDLSVAAGPLGRRASLGTDLDLKASIYSYSLSKGIFAGISLDGSAITVDEELNDEFWGEALTAKEILSNKTTPTAQPLIAELETMLNQ, encoded by the coding sequence ATGCTTCAGGCAAGAAGGATGGGGCCCATAGCCCTTCTATTAATTCTGTTGGTAACAATCAACTTCATGGGCGGCCTGGGTCGGGCTCAGGCCAGTTCTGGCCAGGAGCGCATCGCTGATGGGGCCAAAGTCCTCAAAGAGATGCAGATGCAAAGCGATGTGCAGATGCTCCTTGAGCTTTTGCAAAGGGCTGAAGGGGTGGCCATTTTCCCCTCGGTGGTCAAGGCTGGGTTGATGCTCGGGGGCCAATACGGAGAGGGCCTAGTGATGCGCTACGATGCTGGGACAAAGACCTGGTATGGCCCCAGTTTTGTCACGCTTAAGGGTGTATCCTATGGAATGCAATTTGGATTGCAGTCCACGGCTTTGGTTCTAGTGATCACCAACGAGCAGGGAATGGACAGCTTTCTTCGGGGCGATAAGGTTACCTTGGGCGGAGACTTGTCGGTGGCTGCCGGGCCCTTGGGACGCCGGGCGAGCCTGGGGACAGACCTGGACCTGAAGGCCTCGATTTACAGCTACTCCCTGAGCAAGGGCATCTTTGCTGGGATTTCCCTCGATGGTTCTGCTATAACCGTCGATGAAGAGCTCAATGACGAATTTTGGGGAGAAGCTTTGACTGCCAAAGAGATACTGAGCAACAAGACCACTCCCACTGCACAACCCTTGATTGCTGAACTGGAAACCATGTTGAACCAGTAG
- a CDS encoding sugar phosphate isomerase/epimerase, producing MKISFTTLGNPNWTWEHTLEQAQGMGYDGIEIRGVEGEMNLPKARPFLPSNLSQTKAQLGDLGLTVCCLGTSCRFDDTDGVAANIDLGKAHIDLAAELGCPYIRVFGDRIPSPDLRPKIVEQVAGALVKLADYARGTGVTVLQETHGDFSRSEDILEVMTLVQRDEVKVLWDIHHPYRFFGEQPEETWERLGSYVAHTHWKDSRGTKEDFQYCRIGEGDVPVKAVLKLLKDNGYAGWLSLEWEKQWHPELEEPELIYPHYLKTMRDYWEEV from the coding sequence ATGAAAATATCCTTTACAACTTTGGGTAATCCCAATTGGACTTGGGAACACACCCTTGAGCAGGCCCAGGGGATGGGTTACGACGGCATTGAGATTCGGGGCGTCGAAGGTGAGATGAACCTGCCCAAGGCTCGTCCCTTTCTGCCGTCGAATCTGTCCCAGACCAAGGCTCAGCTGGGGGATTTGGGTCTAACCGTCTGCTGTTTGGGAACTTCCTGTCGCTTTGATGACACCGACGGGGTGGCGGCCAATATCGATCTAGGCAAAGCCCACATCGATTTAGCTGCTGAGCTAGGTTGCCCCTATATTAGAGTCTTCGGGGACAGAATTCCATCGCCGGACCTGCGGCCCAAGATCGTAGAGCAGGTGGCCGGAGCCTTGGTCAAACTGGCTGACTACGCCCGGGGAACAGGGGTTACCGTGCTGCAGGAAACCCACGGCGACTTTTCCCGCAGCGAGGATATCCTCGAAGTAATGACTCTGGTCCAGCGGGATGAAGTCAAGGTTTTATGGGACATCCACCATCCCTATCGCTTCTTTGGTGAGCAGCCGGAAGAAACCTGGGAGCGGTTAGGTTCCTACGTCGCCCACACCCATTGGAAGGATTCCCGGGGGACTAAGGAGGACTTCCAGTACTGTCGCATCGGCGAAGGCGACGTACCGGTTAAGGCTGTTCTCAAGCTGTTGAAGGATAACGGATACGCCGGCTGGTTGTCTCTTGAGTGGGAAAAACAGTGGCACCCAGAGCTGGAGGAACCGGAACTGATCTACCCCCATTATCTCAAGACAATGCGGGATTATTGGGAAGAGGTGTAA
- a CDS encoding Crp/Fnr family transcriptional regulator, which translates to MRQVLQESPLFAGLQEPDLTPLVQLARPLRFDKGESVVREGELATGFYIVVSGLVKVFKLSPDGKEHVLHVFGDGEPIGEVPVFSGKRYPANAQTLGPAVLLYFSREGFEELIFRQPQLAMNMLATLSQRLRHFADVIEDLSLKEVSARLARYLLVQSKEQHSNVVNLSIPKSALASSLGTISETLSRTFARLREFDIINVDRRRVEILDPEGLAAIAAGEKLL; encoded by the coding sequence ATCAGGCAGGTGTTGCAGGAAAGCCCGCTCTTTGCCGGCCTTCAAGAGCCGGATTTGACTCCCTTGGTCCAGCTGGCCCGCCCCCTTCGCTTTGATAAGGGTGAGAGCGTGGTGCGGGAGGGAGAGCTGGCCACCGGGTTTTATATCGTGGTTTCCGGATTAGTCAAGGTGTTTAAGTTGTCCCCCGATGGTAAGGAGCATGTTCTCCATGTCTTTGGTGATGGAGAACCCATCGGGGAAGTGCCGGTTTTCTCCGGGAAGAGGTATCCTGCCAATGCCCAGACCCTGGGCCCAGCTGTCCTACTGTATTTTTCCCGGGAGGGGTTTGAGGAGTTGATTTTTCGTCAACCCCAGCTGGCGATGAACATGTTGGCCACTTTGTCTCAGCGTCTGAGGCACTTTGCCGATGTGATAGAAGATTTATCGCTGAAGGAAGTTTCAGCCCGGCTGGCAAGGTATTTGCTGGTGCAATCGAAGGAGCAACACAGTAATGTCGTAAACTTGAGTATCCCCAAAAGTGCTCTGGCCAGTAGTTTGGGGACTATTTCAGAAACCCTGTCCCGCACCTTTGCCCGTTTGCGGGAGTTTGACATCATCAATGTGGATCGCAGGCGAGTGGAGATTCTCGATCCCGAGGGTCTGGCGGCGATAGCTGCCGGCGAAAAGTTATTGTAA
- a CDS encoding HD domain-containing protein — MLPARVSLTVPGPVQELCATLHRAGYQAYIVGGAVRDAILGRDVQDWDVTTDCLPDEVATLFSKVIATGAKYGTVTVIIQGLAIEVTTMRQDGTYRDHRRPEEVIFSRDIRQDLARRDFTINAIAYSPLTREVIDPYKGIRDLRRKRLRTVGDPHRRFAEDGLRIMRLFRFASTLGFAPTRATLKAVQAPLLQPISRERIAAELAKLLLGSNLRSTLRSMYRYGVLEEIIPELLEGEGIGQGAMHRYDVLGHNLETAACIEPKLHLRLAALLHDVAKPRCMSTDAKGIHFYGHDVEGAALAGEILRRLRFDNKTINKVTHLIRWHMFNLHGFSSDRAIRRLISKVGQDNIHDLLLLRKADIAASATDMHQGLQAWLQLRNRVEEALAMQSAFGLRDLAIDGRDVMQLVGIRPGPQVGRILEQLLNAVLAEPSLNNREDLSRLALGLAQQAESAESVK, encoded by the coding sequence GTGTTGCCAGCTCGGGTTTCCCTCACTGTCCCCGGCCCTGTACAGGAACTGTGCGCCACTTTGCACAGGGCCGGTTATCAAGCTTACATCGTTGGCGGTGCCGTTCGGGATGCGATCCTGGGTCGGGACGTCCAGGACTGGGACGTGACCACCGACTGCCTTCCCGACGAAGTAGCCACCTTGTTTTCCAAGGTAATCGCTACCGGTGCCAAGTACGGGACCGTTACCGTGATCATCCAGGGGCTGGCCATCGAGGTAACTACCATGCGCCAGGACGGCACCTACCGGGATCATCGCCGCCCCGAGGAGGTTATCTTCAGCCGAGACATCCGCCAAGACCTGGCTCGCAGGGATTTTACCATCAATGCCATTGCCTACTCACCCCTGACCCGGGAGGTAATCGATCCCTACAAGGGTATCAGGGACTTGCGGAGGAAGAGACTGCGCACCGTAGGTGACCCCCACCGCCGCTTTGCGGAAGACGGCCTACGGATCATGCGGTTGTTTCGCTTTGCTTCCACCCTGGGCTTTGCTCCCACTCGGGCTACCCTGAAGGCAGTGCAAGCCCCGTTGCTGCAGCCCATCAGTCGAGAGAGAATTGCTGCGGAGCTGGCTAAGCTCCTTTTGGGAAGTAACCTGCGTTCCACGCTGCGCTCAATGTACCGCTATGGGGTTCTAGAAGAGATAATTCCAGAATTGTTGGAGGGCGAGGGCATCGGCCAGGGAGCAATGCATCGCTACGATGTCTTGGGGCACAATTTGGAAACTGCAGCCTGCATTGAACCAAAGCTTCATCTGCGCCTTGCTGCCCTGCTCCACGACGTAGCCAAGCCCCGCTGTATGAGCACCGATGCCAAGGGAATTCACTTCTACGGACACGATGTCGAGGGTGCGGCTCTGGCCGGCGAGATCCTGCGTCGCCTTCGCTTTGATAATAAGACTATAAACAAAGTCACCCATCTGATTCGCTGGCACATGTTCAATCTCCACGGCTTTTCCTCGGATAGAGCTATCCGCCGTCTCATCAGCAAGGTTGGTCAAGACAATATCCATGACCTACTGCTTCTGAGAAAGGCAGACATTGCCGCTTCGGCCACCGATATGCATCAAGGGTTACAGGCCTGGCTGCAGCTGAGAAACCGAGTAGAAGAGGCCCTGGCCATGCAATCTGCCTTTGGTCTTCGGGATCTGGCCATCGACGGGAGAGACGTAATGCAACTGGTGGGAATCCGTCCCGGGCCCCAGGTGGGAAGGATTTTAGAACAGCTCCTCAACGCGGTGCTGGCCGAACCGTCTCTAAACAATAGGGAAGATCTATCCAGGCTGGCCCTAGGGCTAGCCCAGCAAGCAGAGTCCGCGGAATCTGTCAAGTAG
- a CDS encoding LysM peptidoglycan-binding domain-containing protein — MQIYEIRPGDSLWAIAQRFGVPLQRIIDLNDPPYLDRLTPGQTLLIPTEDEPQPPTFEYTVQPGDTLWAISRRFGVTIEDILSLNDIPDPSRIFPGQVLIIPGAAPPPEPTTYVVQPGDTLWSISQRFGVSLSDLIELNDLADPSLIYPGQTLLIPPRDTPAPTPPPVPGGDGYPAIVNGYITAQGAPDRERVNQIGYALSYLSIFSYTFQPDGTLNTINDRPAIEAALAQGIGPLLTLTNIVGAGFNSQRAHEILNNPEAQQNLIEQLVTEMLTRGYVGINIDFEYVFPEDREPFNQFMRNLRAALEPEGLLLTSALAPKVSADQVGLLYEAHDYPAHGEIADYVVLMTYEWGWQGGPPMAIAPLNQVRRVLDYAVTEIPPEKIWMGVPVYARDWAIPWVQGTRARTFSVQEAVRQTIDQGVPIQYDEVAQSPFYRYTIDGQEREVWLEDARSIEAKLETAEEYQLAGISLWNVYGMFPQLWPLLADRLQIQKPALP, encoded by the coding sequence CTGCAGATCTATGAAATCAGGCCTGGAGACAGCCTATGGGCCATCGCCCAAAGATTTGGCGTCCCGCTGCAGAGAATAATCGATTTGAACGACCCACCATATCTCGATCGCTTGACTCCGGGGCAGACTCTCCTGATCCCGACGGAGGATGAGCCGCAGCCACCAACCTTTGAGTACACCGTACAGCCGGGAGATACTCTGTGGGCCATCAGCCGCCGCTTTGGCGTCACTATTGAGGATATCCTCAGCCTTAACGACATACCGGACCCCAGTCGCATCTTCCCCGGCCAAGTGCTGATCATTCCCGGAGCGGCACCACCCCCGGAGCCAACCACCTACGTGGTTCAGCCGGGGGACACTCTTTGGTCTATCAGCCAAAGGTTTGGAGTTTCCCTCTCCGATCTTATCGAACTCAACGACCTAGCCGATCCCAGTTTGATTTACCCGGGACAGACCCTGCTGATTCCCCCAAGGGACACTCCCGCTCCCACGCCGCCACCGGTCCCCGGAGGCGACGGCTATCCGGCAATTGTCAACGGATATATCACCGCCCAGGGCGCGCCGGACCGAGAACGGGTTAATCAAATCGGCTATGCCCTCAGCTATTTGTCGATCTTCAGCTATACATTCCAACCCGATGGAACCTTAAACACCATCAATGACCGACCGGCCATTGAAGCTGCTTTGGCTCAAGGGATCGGACCCTTGCTGACTTTAACCAATATCGTCGGGGCAGGCTTCAATTCCCAGCGGGCCCATGAGATTCTCAACAACCCAGAGGCTCAGCAGAATCTCATCGAGCAACTGGTAACGGAGATGCTGACCCGGGGCTATGTCGGAATCAACATTGACTTTGAGTACGTATTTCCCGAAGATCGGGAACCCTTCAATCAGTTCATGCGTAACCTGAGGGCGGCTCTAGAGCCCGAAGGACTCCTGCTGACCAGCGCTCTCGCTCCCAAGGTCAGCGCCGACCAAGTAGGTCTTCTCTACGAAGCCCACGATTACCCTGCCCACGGGGAAATCGCTGACTATGTGGTCTTAATGACCTATGAATGGGGTTGGCAAGGAGGACCACCCATGGCCATTGCCCCCCTGAACCAAGTAAGAAGGGTATTGGATTACGCGGTTACCGAAATTCCCCCGGAGAAAATCTGGATGGGAGTTCCTGTCTATGCCCGAGATTGGGCCATTCCCTGGGTGCAGGGAACCCGAGCTCGCACCTTCTCCGTCCAGGAAGCAGTCCGGCAAACCATCGATCAAGGAGTGCCTATCCAGTACGACGAAGTGGCCCAATCCCCCTTTTACCGTTATACCATCGACGGGCAAGAGCGAGAGGTTTGGCTAGAGGATGCCCGCAGTATCGAGGCCAAACTGGAGACCGCAGAAGAGTATCAACTAGCCGGCATCAGCCTGTGGAATGTCTACGGCATGTTCCCGCAGTTATGGCCCCTGCTGGCGGATCGCCTCCAGATCCAAAAGCCCGCGTTGCCATAG
- a CDS encoding nucleoside hydrolase has protein sequence MSQEKIPVLFDTDIGSDIDDAACLAYLLSEPRCELVGITTVTGEAVERAKLASALCKAAGRDDIPIHSGTENPLLIPLKQKAAPQKEKLVNWPHRESFPENTAIEFMRDVIESRPGEVTLLAVGPFTNVGLLFATYPETAGKLKQLVVMGGVFTNRPMAGPLEWNAIGDPHATAILYNAPVPIHVSIGLDVTTQVRLEAAEVNRRFAGGLLDVVRDMAEVWFRNTSVLTFHDPLAAVSIFEPDICKYRRGVVSVELVSQRLQGYTYWDSTEIEFASPIEPAEPGKRHYVALDVDVEGFFRKYFSVFA, from the coding sequence ATGTCTCAAGAGAAGATCCCAGTTCTGTTTGACACTGACATTGGTTCGGATATCGACGATGCAGCCTGTTTGGCCTATCTTCTCAGTGAACCCCGTTGTGAACTGGTGGGAATCACCACCGTTACCGGTGAGGCTGTTGAGAGAGCCAAGCTGGCCAGTGCCCTGTGCAAGGCGGCAGGTCGGGATGATATTCCCATTCACAGTGGGACGGAAAATCCTCTTCTGATTCCTCTAAAGCAGAAGGCGGCACCGCAGAAGGAGAAGCTGGTCAACTGGCCCCACCGGGAGAGTTTTCCCGAAAATACCGCCATTGAGTTTATGCGAGACGTCATTGAATCCCGTCCCGGTGAGGTCACTCTTCTGGCTGTTGGCCCCTTCACCAATGTGGGTCTGCTCTTTGCCACCTATCCAGAGACTGCAGGGAAGCTGAAGCAGTTGGTAGTGATGGGCGGTGTCTTTACCAATCGACCGATGGCCGGTCCCCTAGAGTGGAACGCGATTGGGGATCCCCATGCCACTGCGATTCTGTATAATGCTCCGGTACCCATTCATGTCTCCATTGGTCTGGATGTTACCACCCAGGTGCGCCTGGAAGCTGCCGAAGTCAATCGCCGCTTTGCTGGGGGACTGTTGGATGTGGTGCGGGATATGGCAGAGGTCTGGTTCCGGAACACCTCCGTCCTGACCTTTCATGATCCCCTGGCGGCAGTATCTATTTTCGAACCCGACATCTGTAAGTATCGCCGGGGTGTGGTCTCGGTGGAATTAGTGAGCCAGCGACTTCAGGGGTACACCTATTGGGATTCCACCGAGATTGAGTTTGCCTCTCCCATAGAGCCGGCGGAGCCCGGCAAGCGCCATTACGTCGCGCTGGATGTTGATGTGGAGGGCTTTTTCCGGAAGTATTTTTCGGTGTTTGCCTAA
- a CDS encoding AAA family ATPase, which yields MNFLRAVKKKPIPQQLQDQFPFNLPVVQLLDSLETDCPVTIFVGDNGSGKSTLLEAMAIAANLVTIGSEDLNTDPTLANHRQFAQYLQMVWNRRPQRGFFLRAEDFFRFYQAIGPGASSDARGTRGR from the coding sequence GTGAACTTCCTTCGCGCCGTCAAGAAGAAGCCCATTCCCCAACAGTTACAGGATCAGTTCCCCTTCAACCTGCCGGTAGTGCAGCTCCTTGACTCCCTGGAAACTGACTGCCCCGTAACCATCTTCGTCGGTGACAACGGCTCCGGTAAGTCAACGCTTTTGGAAGCCATGGCCATAGCCGCCAACTTAGTTACTATCGGCAGCGAAGATCTCAACACCGATCCGACGCTGGCCAACCACCGCCAATTTGCTCAGTATCTGCAGATGGTGTGGAACCGGCGACCGCAACGGGGCTTCTTCCTCCGAGCCGAGGATTTTTTTCGGTTTTACCAGGCGATTGGCCCAGGAGCGAGCAGCGATGCTCGAGGAACTAGAGGCCGTTGA